Proteins encoded by one window of Plasmodium falciparum 3D7 genome assembly, chromosome: 4:
- a CDS encoding nuclear cap-binding protein subunit 2, putative — MAHLYEEVYKKRKYFDRALCNDYEEWQDKIRESKTVYIGNLSIYTTQQQIYEHMSKAGDVENIIMGLHRTEKSPCGFCFVVYKKKEGYTQAVNFLNNSILDGRIIRVDEDLGIIGKRKYGRGKTGVQKRDERNKFYDEDRPKVLDNLVDHTINKKRKLNNNHYYERNIKQKILLPSNYTLNTTDMKNSRMVYIKPPVTLYPNAQHMMHINKKKHQNRNLYKFHVKKDRQNNTPT; from the exons ATGGCACATTTATATGAAGAGGTttataaaaagagaaaatattttgataGAGCTTTATGTAATGATTATGAAGAATGGCAAGATAAAATAAGAGAATCAAAAACGGTCTATATAGGAAATTTATCCATATATACAACACAACAACAAATATATGAG CATATGTCTAAGGCTGGGGATGTAGAAAACATCATCATGGGTTTACACAGAACCGAGAAATCTCCTTGTGGATTTTGTTTTGTagtttataaaaagaaagaaggaTATACTCAAGcagtaaattttttaaataattcaatTTTAGATGGTAGAATTATAAGAGTTGATGAAGACCTAGGTATTATTGGTAAACGAAAATATGGAAGAGGGAAAACAGGAGTTCAAAAAAGAGATGAAcgtaataaattttatgatGAAGATAGACCAAAAGTTTTAGATAACTTAGTTGATCATacaattaacaaaaaaaggaaacttaataataatcattattatgaaagaaatataaaacaaaaaatactCTTACCATCAAATTATACTCTTAACACAACCGATATGAAAAATAGTAGAATGGTCTATATAAAACCACCCGTAACTTTATATCCGAACGCTCAACATATGatgcatataaataaaaaaaaacatcaaaatagaaatttatataaatttcacGTAAAAAAAGATAGACAAAATAATACGCCAACATAA
- a CDS encoding GTP:AMP phosphotransferase: MRIVLFGAPGVGKGTFAEILSKKENLKHINVGNILRNEIKKESNIGKEVQNVVRSGNLVSDSLIINIVHDEMKNILNKKYKGFILDGFPRNMYQSKELIKMTNIDLFVNIYLPRNILIKKLLGRRICNICDKNFNVSNIQQDSFDMPPILPSKDCIQCNGHTNLIKRKDDNEDIINHRLNSYESDYIPIIQFFKNEKYNLIDFPLRRGIRDFDDFYSILVNYRKNEKLK, from the coding sequence ATGAGAATTGTATTATTTGGAGCTCCTGGTGTGGGTAAAGGGACATTTGCCGAAATACTATCAAAGAAGGAaaatttaaaacatataaatgttgGAAACATTTTAAGAAATgagataaaaaaagaatctaATATAGGTAAAGAGGTTCAGAATGTAGTAAGGAGTGGAAATTTGGTATCAGATTCtttgataataaatatagtacatgatgaaatgaaaaatattttgaataaaaaatataaaggatTCATTTTAGATGGTTTTCCTAGAAATATGTATCAAAGTAAAGAACTAATAAAGATGACTAATATAGatttatttgtaaatatatatttaccaagaaatatattaataaagaaattgTTAGGTAGAagaatatgtaatatatgtgataaaaattttaatgttTCAAATATACAACAAGATTCTTTTGATATGCCTCCAATATTACCATCTAAAGATTGTATACAGTGTAATGGACATACAAATctaattaaaagaaaagatgataatgaagatataatTAATCATAGATTAAATTCTTATGAATCAGACTATATACCCAttatacaattttttaaaaatgaaaaatataacttAATCGATTTCCCTCTTAGAAGGGGAATAAGAGATTTTGATGACTTTTACAGTATTCTAGTAAATTacagaaaaaatgaaaaattaaaatga
- a CDS encoding RING zinc finger protein, putative: protein MAGYFFGNVQNNLNRARHSLTNTLSDMRLDESYLKSIRMNIKKRFDKLMNKIIPFETIDENKRFVVIIEKKKNYENFRCPICMLILFKPVKTKCGHIFCRECIEKVLLKFDYCPLCRNFIKDKKLENVENSTLGSEYENIKIRCYKCKEITNIKNYEKHIINHIMNIHKSFDNIKNYSTSEEGDNYNFLSIQKKKKNSNYIYSISNNNYIHNIYHHINPYNFDSYFNKKFQIIYMKEFFNLLKEHNINTHIDNFYLLYAQNVLYDFKHINVEVQDIMCDVFLIIKIRKKRKNYHQNNLNLLYLDNSKYKSEQINNIITSKDDINMNVNMNIHTNIHMNIHTNIHTNIHTNIHTNIHANDGFISSEGEKKKDIKQNNFITNDLKKQKSIIFSSYKKKLYTNDTFEMYQKKLLIHNKKTPNKYIYILFEYNTKNIFFTLLQNIPVFKNMNIIKLVKYKNKKMNSIGHTTNISEQLIRLFSILNEKRILRTYHKYFYNSIHLFHELIYSLLFSKHQKEKNENIENIDVAYMQDIYEMERSYQMEEKQLNDVNYHIYQKCDHYENNQNGQNEQNDQNEEPYQHYNDQNEEPYQHYNDQNEQPYQHYNDHNEEPSEHYNDNYYNFVEKNEHNFKNIFLKDYELMFILFYLKYEYRLPLKCEYLYLYSENFIAKILRDQEREQDIFISNVYSYHNLDILQNKINGENILPLSNNEFVKNDKGIIIILQVQRGKLKNEYKSDINIIDNKNNCNDILNNNQYINQTEENINNSEYTNKKDFYKKYVQKKSNKTNTHTKNINQYYDIHNVCYLIISYSSKGFQWYLNNSLNFLNKKQIEYKSQEVFFLIDKLILFFFNIRNKKYSSVFWNSTHLFQCMLNFCCE from the coding sequence atggcTGGATACTTTTTTGGAAATGTTCAGAATAACCTGAACAGAGCAAGGCATAGTTTAACAAACACTCTTAGCGACATGAGGTTAGATGAGAGTTATCTTAAGTCTATTCGAATGAACATAAAGAAACGATTTGATAAattaatgaataaaataatacctTTTGAAACtattgatgaaaataaaagatttgttgttattattgaaaaaaaaaagaattatgaaaatttCCGATGTCCTATATgtatgttaatattatttaaaccagtaaaaacaaaatgtgGTCATATTTTTTGTCGAGAATGTATAGAGAAAGTTTTGCTTAAATTTGATTATTGTCCTTTGTGTcgaaattttataaaagataaaaaattagAGAACGTAGAAAACAGTACTCTAGGTTCcgaatatgaaaatataaaaattcgatgttataaatgtaaagaaataacaaatataaaaaattatgaaaaacatataattaatcatataatgaatatacataaaagttttgataatataaaaaattattcaacAAGTGAAGAAggtgataattataattttcttagtatacaaaaaaaaaaaaaaaattctaattatatttattctatttcaaataataattatatacataatatatatcatcatattaATCCATATAATTTCGATTCTtactttaataaaaaatttcaaattatttatatgaaagaattttttaatttattaaaagaacataatataaatacacatatagataatttttatcttttatacgctcaaaatgttttatatgattttaaACACATAAATGTAGAAGTACAAGATATTATGTGTGACGTTTTCCTCATCAtcaaaattagaaaaaaaagaaaaaattatcatcaaaataatcttaatcttttatatttggacaattctaaatataaatcagaacaaataaataatattattacatcgaaggatgatataaatatgaatgtaaatatgaatatacatacgaatatacatatgaatataCATACGAATATACATACGAATATACATACGAATATACATACGAATATACATGCGAATGATGGTTTTATTTCAAGtgaaggagaaaaaaaaaaagatataaaacaaaataactTTATAACAAATGATCTGAAGAAACAGAAATCTATTATTTTCAgttcttataaaaaaaaattatataccaATGATACATTTGAAATGTAtcagaaaaaattattaatacataataaaaaaacacctaataaatatatatatatattatttgaatataatacgaaaaatatattttttacactTCTACAAAACATACCAGTATTTAAAAacatgaatattataaaattggtgaagtataaaaataaaaaaatgaattctATAGGACACACAACAAATATAAGTGAACAATTAATTAGACTCTTTTctattttaaatgaaaaaagaatattaagaacttatcataaatatttctATAATTCTATTCACTTATTTCATGAACTTATATATTCTCTCCTTTTTTCAAAAcatcaaaaagaaaaaaatgaaaacataGAAAATATAGATGTTGCATATATGCAAGATATATACGAAATGGAACGTTCTTATCAAATGGAAGAAAAACAATTAAACGATgtaaattatcatatttatcaaaAATGTGATCACTAtgaaaataatcaaaatggtcaaaatgaacaaaatgatCAGAATGAAGAACCATATCAACATTATAATGATCAAAATGAAGAACCATATCAACATTATAATGATCAGAATGAACAACCATATCAACATTATAATGATCATAATGAAGAACCATCTGaacattataatgataactATTACAATTTTGTAGAAAAGAATGAACACaattttaaaaacatattCCTTAAAGATTATGAACTtatgttcattttattttatttgaaatatgaatatagaCTTCCGCTCAAATGCGAATATCTCTATTTATATTCAGAAAATTTCATTGCAAAAATTTTAAGAGATCAAGAAAGAGAACaagatatttttatatcgAACGTGTATAGTTATCATAATTTAGacatattacaaaataaaataaatggagaaaatatattacctttaagtaataatgaatttgtaaaaaatgataaaggtataattattatattacaagTACAAAGAgggaaattaaaaaatgaatataaaagtgacattaatattatagacaacaaaaataattgtaatgatatattaaataataatcaatatattaatcagactgaagaaaatattaataattctgAGTAtactaataaaaaagatttttataaaaaatatgttcagaaaaaaagtaataaaacaaatacacatacaaaaaatataaatcaatatTATGATATCCATAATGTCTGTTATCTTATTATATCTTATTCATCAAAAGGATTTCAATGGTATcttaataattctttaaactttttaaataaaaaacaaattgaATATAAAAGTCAAGAggtattttttcttatagataaattaattcttttcttttttaatatcagaaataaaaagtatagtTCTGTCTTCTGGAACTCTACTCATCTTTTTCAGTGCATGCTCAATTTTTGTTGTGAATAA
- a CDS encoding 60S ribosomal protein L15, putative, translated as MGAYKYIQEIWKKKQSDAMHFLLRVRTWEYRQLPVVHRVSKPSRPDKARRLGYKAIQGFVIYRVRVRRGDRKKRVKKGIVHGKPKHQGVHKQKSTRNLKSVAEGKVGKSICGNLRVLNSYWVGQDAVYKYYEVILVDPNHNAVRNNPKINWICNPVHKHRELRGLTSAGKKYRGLRVKGHLSAKSRPSIRANWKRRQLIKLRKCR; from the exons atgggaGCTTATAAGTACATTCAagaaatatggaaaaaaaagcAATCTGATGCTATGCATTTTTTGTTAAGAGTTAGAACATGGGAATATag gCAACTCCCTGTTGTTCATAGAGTATCCAAACCCAGTAGACCAGATAAAGCACGTCGCTTAGGATATAAGGCCATACAAGGATTTGTGATTTATAGAGTACGTGTTAGAAGAGGtgatagaaaaaaaagagtTAAAAAAGGTATTGTGCACGGGAAACCCAAACACCAAGGTGTTCACAAACAAAAATCAACAAGAAATTTAAAAAGTGTAGCTGAAGGAAAAGTTGGAAAAAGTATATGTGGAAATTTACGTGTTTTAAATAGTTATTGGGTAGGTCAAGATGctgtttataaatattatgaagtTATATTAGTAGATCCTAATCATAATGCTGTAAGAAACAATCCAAAAATTAACTGGATATGTAACCCTGTACATAAACATAGAGAATTAAGAGGTCTCACTTCAGCAGGTAAGAAATATAGAGGATTACGTGTTAAGGGACATTTATCTGCAAAAAGTAGACCATCCATAAGAGCTAACTGGAAGAGAAGACAATTAATCAAATTAAGAAAGTGTAGATAA
- a CDS encoding RNA-binding protein, putative, which produces MNETKEDTSDRADEVSLENLSFEKRSFEKLSSEKPSSEKLLSDKLLSEKLLSDKEEDEKKNVIKNKNLKKSNKKIIKKNKKKGKIKKNNSKENQPTTLLSNNDRNKNNHVSNNKSNKPIIISSHIIPPPPPTFKPPPPPPPKEKNKIEKWTLRKNAAYSMNTNIDLPNTTNGNVINNNNNNNNNNFSNILITNQNNNHNLQHIHNNSNRNMQNDNNIINNIGIHSTGTLSVGNNHILGKPSLSLKPLNNHWNINNNYMKKGEPNINMKKLSSVELRHSINYNINTNNKKNDIINNNMMYYNITNNNMDKDKFKNHLQIRHGSYYQNINPINIIKEQEDKNKKNTLLPNSNMNQINKDPIYYMNKASYEYNLKGNVIYPPKFPAVSNFSSNRPYLLKAPSELAIPKTASKILKKNVFKENAGGFPNYPKEGPPPNHFSSRKLSEPIINMCPSNMKRLPPIPGSFHEKKAVPMKYHAYESHVYNMKYSYKPKGNKMNTPMSDKKPHNIIVTNIPKDLSAQEIMETFKCVGNVLGADIMLTSKGTHSGRACITFPDFESASLAASQYDGGTLNNQKIKVFVE; this is translated from the exons ATGAACGAAACTAAAGAAGATACTTCCGACAGAGCAGATGAGGTATCATTAGAAAACCTTTCCTTTGAAAAACGGTCGTTTGAAAAATTATCATCAGAAAAACCTTCATCAGAAAAACTTTTATCAGACAAACTTTTGTCAGAAAAACTTTTGTCTGATAAAGAAgaggatgaaaaaaaaaatgttataaaaaataaaaacttaaaaaaaagtaacaaaaaaattattaaaaagaataaaaagaaagggaaaataaaaaaaaacaattcaAAAGAAAATCAACCAACTACTTTATTATCAAATAATGATCGTAATAAGAATAATCATGtttctaataataaatcTAATAAACCTATCATTATTTCTTCTCATATTATACCCCCTCCACCACCTACTTTCAAACCTCCACCTCCACCACCAccaaaggaaaaaaataaaatcgaGAAATGGACACTCAGAAAAAATGCAGCCTATAGTATGAACACAAATATTGATCTACCTAATACAACAAACGGAAatgtaattaataataataataataataataataataatttttcaaatattttaattactaatcaaaataataatcataatttaCAACATATTCACAATAATTCAAACAGAAATATgcaaaatgataataatattattaacaatatAGGAATTCATTCGACTGGTACACTTTCGGTAGGTAATAATCATATCTTAGGGAAACCATCTTTAAGTCTTAAACCATTAAATAATCACtggaatataaataataattatatgaaaaaaggagagcctaatataaatatgaagaaattGAGTTCTGTTGAATTAAGGCAttctataaattataatataaatacaaataataaaaaaaatgatattattaataataacatgaTGTACTATAATatcacaaataataatatggataaagACAAATTTAAAAATCATCTTCAAATAAGACATGGAtcatattatcaaaatataaatcctataaatataattaaagaaCAAGAagacaaaaacaaaaaaaatactcTCTTACCAAATAGTAATAtgaatcaaataaataaagatcctatatattatatgaacaaagcatcatatgaatataatttaaaaggaAACGTTATATACCCTCCAAAGTTTCCTGCTGTATCTAACTTTTCTTCTAATAGGCCATATCTCTTAAAAGCTCCTTCAGAACTTG CCATACCCAAGACAGCATCCaaaattttaaagaaaaatgtatttaaagaaaatgcAGGTGGGTTTCCGAATTATCCAAAGGAGGGACCTCCGCCTAATCATTTCTCATCGAGAAAATTATCAGAGCCTa ttataaatatgtgtCCAAGTAATATGAAACGCCTTCCCCCAATTCCAGGCTCGTTCCATGAAAAAAAAGCGGTCCCTATGAAATACCATGCAT atgaatcgcatgtatataatatgaaatattcttataaacccaaaggaaataaaatgaatacacCCATGAGTGATAAAAAACCGCACAATATAATAGTGACAAAT ataCCCAAAGATTTAAGCGCACAAGAGATCATGGAAACTTTTAAATGTGTGGGGAATGTGTTAGGAGCCGACATAATGTTAACAAGCaag GGTACCCATTCTGGGCGTGCTTGTATTACATTTCCTGATTTTGAATCGGCTTCGCTAGCAGcta GTCAGTATGACGGGGGAACCTTAAACaatcaaaaaattaaagtatTTGTAGAAtga
- a CDS encoding glutamyl-tRNA(Gln) amidotransferase subunit A encodes MYLFFFIKIFYIIIIFYNIEKVNNYKSSCILLIKNNKLIRIPSFGHPKNYSANINNNVHKLLCTENKKQGKNRKTKKKNIYIYKINKKCGDLKCELINKTCLTFVPTSKKIINNMLFNKHNNDNNKNKTGHLKDYKIYNVMEKKHFYNQHDSYDELNSSEIYLIRKQILNSHKNKLKHIFEKHITNKICNHNINKYNSFTYIYSMNKIHKQLDRLYNIYEKWNVINKQNKSTQGNRIKKLPKLFGIPIVIKDNIITKGIPTKAGSQILLKYIPTYDSTVVKKLKKCGAVIIGKTHMDEFAMGSCTNKSKNPFNETILSCGGSSGGSASCVGSRIFNCSINTDTGGSIRTPAALCGCIGFKPSYGRISRYGIIPYNEETDVVGFIVNNVFDCSILLDALCGKDDRDITTINIEEMVENKMEYGKEDQNEDDDNIRNNIKCDEHKIKNNIKCDEHKKDDDNIRNNIICDDHKKDDDNIRNNIICDDHKKDDDNIRNNVKCNDHKKDDDNIRNNVKCSDHKCGKRKIKFFSLLKKYYYSNTFQSSTPLNNITFGYINENNLKEYFVDDIINKNYIYVIEGMKKLGSSFKQIELPNLIDYCYLYYLYSMTIANSNLSRINGINYNMHNINKESNFIKNVRSNLIDDHVLSRIISGSIISSYFQNKKNDITYIFYIMKEHLIYTLKEIFKKGVNYILLPSLPRSNNLKDNDHNNTNYSNEHLLKKNITYEHKISTNDLDNYRDNIIINNTTHGYNKYMKEIFSVISSISGFPSMVIPVGTFTKEFNEPLSFQIIGDNLNELGLLKVALAYKQHMQVNKKLHENLKMHQKGR; translated from the coding sequence atgtaccttttttttttcataaaaatattttatattattattatattttataatattgaaaaagtCAACAATTATAAATCTTCTTGTATATTactcataaaaaataacaaactTATAAGAATACCATCTTTTGGTCATCCTAAAAATTATTCAgcaaacataaataataatgttcataaattattatgtacagaaaataagaaacaaggaaaaaatagaaaaacaaaaaaaaaaaatatatatatatataaaataaataaaaaatgcgGAGATCTAAAATGTGAACTTATTAACAAAACTTGCTTAACCTTTGTACCAACAagcaaaaaaataatcaacaacatgttatttaataaacataataatgataacaacaaaaataaaacaggTCATTTAAAagattacaaaatatataatgtcatggaaaaaaaacatttttataatcaacATGATTCATATGATGAATTAAATTCTTCAGAAATATATCTAATAAGAAAACAAATTCTTAATagtcataaaaataaattaaaacatattttcGAAAAACACATaactaataaaatatgtaatcataatattaataaatataatagctttacatatatatattccatgaataaaatacataaacaACTTGATAGACTctacaatatatatgaaaaatggaatgtaataaacaaacaaaataaatcaaCACAAGGAAATAGGATTAAAAAACTACCAAAATTATTTGGAATACCCATTGTTATTAAAgacaatattattacaaaagGAATACCTACAAAAGCAGGTAGCCAAATACTCTTGAAATATATACCAACCTATGATAGTACTGTtgtaaagaaattaaaaaaatgcgGTGCCGTGATTATTGGGAAAACACATATGGATGAATTTGCTATGGGTTCATGTACAAATAAATCAAAGAATCCATTCAATGAAACCATTTTATCATGTGGTGGTTCTTCGGGTGGATCAGCTAGCTGCGTTGGTTCCAGAATTTTTAATTGTTCCATAAATACAGATACAGGAGGTTCCATCAGAACTCCTGCTGCTTTATGTGGTTGTATAGGATTCAAACCTAGTTATGGTAGGATAAGTAGATATGGAATTATACCATATAATGAAGAAACGGATGTCGTCGGATTTATTGTTAATAATGTGTTTGATTGTAGTATATTATTAGATGCTTTGTGTGGTAAGGATGACCGGGATATTACTACCATAAATATTGAGGAAATGGTCGAAAATAAAATGGAATATGGAAAGGAAGATcaaaatgaagatgatgataatataagaaaCAATATCAAATGTGATGagcataaaataaaaaacaatatcAAATGTGATGAGCATAAGAAAGACgatgataatataagaaaCAATATCATATGTGATGATCATAAaaaagatgatgataatataagaaaCAATATCATATGTGATGATCATAAAAAAGATGATGATAACATCAGAAACAATGTCAAATGTAATGATCATAAAAAAGATGATGATAACATCAGAAACAATGTCAAATGTAGTGATCATAAATGTGGTAAGAGAAAAATCAAATTCTTctctttattaaaaaaatattattactcaAATACTTTTCAAAGTAGTACaccattaaataatataacatttggttatattaatgaaaataatttaaaagaatattttgtagacgatattattaataaaaattatatatatgtaatagaAGGTATGAAAAAACTAGGTTCATCTTTTAAACAAATAGAGTTACCAAATTTAATagattattgttatttatattatttatattcgaTGACTATAGCAAATAGTAATTTATCAAGAATTAAtggaataaattataatatgcataatataaataaagaatcaaattttataaaaaatgtaagaTCTAATTTAATAGATGATCATGTATTATCCAGAATTATATCTGGGTCAattatttcttcttattttcaaaacaaaaaaaatgacataacatatatcttttatataatgaaagaacacttaatatatacattgaaggaaatttttaaaaaaggtgtaaattatattttattaccaTCATTACCAAGATcgaataatttaaaagataatgatcataataatacaaattattCTAATgaacatttattaaaaaagaatataactTATGAACATAAAATTTCAACAAATGATTTAGATAATTATAgagataatataataataaataatacaactcatggatataataaatatatgaaagaaatattttcGGTCATATCATCTATTAGTGGGTTCCCAAGTATGGTTATACCGGTAGGTACATTTACAAAAGAATTTAATGAACCCTTATCATTTCAAATAATCGGTGATAATTTAAACGAATTAGGTTTATTAAAAGTTGCCTTGGCGTATAAGCAACATATGCaagttaataaaaaattacatgaaaatttaaaaatgcaTCAAAAAGGAAggtaa